A region of the Falco peregrinus isolate bFalPer1 chromosome 19, bFalPer1.pri, whole genome shotgun sequence genome:
GTACATCACTACCGACCCGGAGATTGTGTGTATCTTAGAACGTGGTTGGATGAACCTCTGAAGAGAAGTGAAAGGACCTTTCCAGATTTTGCTCAGCTCCTACGCTGCTGTCAAGCCTGAAGGAGTCACTCCATGGACGTGCCATAGCAGGATTTAAGCAGCCACATCACCAGAATGGACTGTCAAGCAAGAAAAACCTTTATGCTTGAAACTACCTCCAGAATCATGAAGTTCTAGGTTCGGTATCTTGCATTATTGCCAGACAGCATATAAGTGAATGACTGAAATGCGACCCCAGATAAGACTGGGCTGTCTACAGGGAGGCTGGAGCCTGCTACTTGTCTCTCCTTTGTAGATATatgttgaaacatgttttacagaTGTATAGAATTTGGCCTGTGATGTGGTATGCTAAATCCTCAGCTTGGGTGGGATCAGGAGGAGTCATGGACATGGAATACTCATTTGAAAATTGTTGAAGAATCGATAAATGCTGTTAGGAGGAGTGATTGTTGGGTAGgtacccatttccctgaatGTCCTCATGCAGGAATGCCTGTAGCTGGTATCCCCATCCCATTGGGGACTCGTGGGAGTAACTGTGGCTAAGACCAAAATACACTCATTGGAACGAGACTGACCTCCAGACCTGGACAACACTGAATCCACACTCAGTGTGAAGTGTGTTACTAAAATGAAGCCGAGACACACCAAAATGGAACTCTGGTCTTTGTGGGGCCCTACCCACATTGTGATTGCTCAATGCATTTCATGAAGCTGTCAGAACTAACTAGCCGTAGGTACTGGAACGTTCCACTGGGCACTGGGTGGTGCTGGATATGTGCCCTGTAGCACAAAAAGCATTACCACCAAGGTGGTCGGGTAGATGTACACGGGGAGGGATTTTTCCTGATATGACTGACTGAGACACTGGAGAACAGTCGGTGGGGAACAACTTACCTGCGGAGATACAGGCAGAATCAACCACCCCTTACAGAGAGACCCACTGGGTTTCACTCTTCTGCTGGGTGGTTTATTCCTTGGCGAGGGGCTGCTGAACTGGGGAAAGCAGTGACAAAGAGAtccacaggaaaggaagagatggccaaggacaCTGCAGGTGCCATAAACTGCACTCTGTACGGCACAGGCAATGGCCGTACGCAAGGGGACAACCCTTGGGTTCTCTTGGTGACTTCCAGCCTTGCCCATGCCCCTTGCCTTCTGTCTCACGTTGTCCTACGCTGTCCCacggctgctgcttttccccggCAGGCCACAGGCACCCATCTGGCTTCCCCACCTTGCTCTCACCCTGCCCTTGCCACACATGCACTGATGTCTGCCCACCCTCACACGCTGTTCCTGCAAACACAGACATGGACTGATCTCATATTCCTTCTGGACGACgtctcccaccacagcacaagCCCCTGAGtgacatttcctcctcctgacctCCAGTCTCCActttcccagctgcactgggtggcagtgcttctccctcctgctcttccctacCTCCAAGGAAAGCTCCACCACCTGGGAAACCACCCTTCAGGCGGGCATCCCGACCCATCCCCCTCCTTGTGGCCTTTCCCCTGACCATGCCACGGCCTCACTGCACTCTTCCAAGGCTGCGAGCCTTTCAGCTTCTCGCATAGACACGAGCAAGCGGTGTGCCTGCTGCGGTGCTGTCATGTTCTCAGGCAGCAGTGACGtgacaagcaagaaagaagccCCTTGGTTCTGCTGGCCTGCCCGAGACACTGGCAGATGGAGCTTAACAGCACGTGTCCCAGCCATGAGTCAGGGGCTGCCCTACGCGCTGTGTCAGGCAGAGGTGACCTCACCGCCCCTTTCCCAGGCACATTGCTGCTGGTGGCCTGTCCCCTCCGCAGGCAGAACTGGCCTCACTGTCCCCATCACAGCCATTGGCTTCCTGCTGGAATGTGAGTCCCTGAGACACAACTCACCACGAGATACCGTCCTCAGCCGTCACCCTCCCCgtggcccagcacccagcagataAAGGGAAGCTTCTGTCAGCCAATTTATCTCATGGATTTCCTACCTACCATTTGGCTGAGAGAACATTCCCCAGAGGAACTGCTTTGTTTCTACTGGACCatgttttgtctctgcttctgcgcctctgttttcccttcttacCCCTGCTATCCCATCCCAACTGAGCTCTCCAGGGAAGTGAGTCAATGAGTCCTAGAATATCTCAGGTTGGGAGAGGCCCCTGTAAATGCCCTTGTCCAGCTGTCCTGCTCAAGGCAGGGTGAACTGGATGGCATCGCTCAAGGGCTCTGCCCACTTTGGCATCATCCACAGGAGGGTCTGAAAAGCCACTTTGTCAACTTGTACTGGGAGACAATAAAGACATTCAACACAGTTGGCCCAACTGCTTGCACTGGAAGATGCCACTAGTCAGTGGCCACCAGGAGGACTTGACCACTGGTGACATTTGGTCTTGAGCCCCTGTGGCGTATGATGCACCGACTCTGGGAGAGGATCGAAGGCACAAAGACACTTGAAGACACCTCGAAGACACTTTATTAATCAATAATCAAGCAAGCCTTTTATACCTTTGCAGGGGGCTGACGTGTCAGCCTGTAATTGTGCTCAGCAATTTTCCACTCTGggctctttttttattacagacacagcagctcagcaactCCCTTTACCTACAAGGCCACAAGCTCTGCAGACCACTCTCTATCTTCAAGTTTCTCCTCTTGCTCCCATGGCTTCCTTCCAACAAGCATaactgtgtctctctcccaaggTCGGGTTTCGCTCCCTGACGCTGTTGAGCTAGCTCGAGACATAGCCACAAGCCCCCAGCCAACTTCCACCCACAGTATCCTCCATTTCTTCACTCCCGAAGTCACCCATCTGCCTATACAGaaagtgcaggagaaaaagtCAAACCCCTTGCAAAGGTCCAGGTACAAACCATCCCCTTCTTGCCTCAATACGTATGGGTGCAGCAAGCCCTTTGATGTCCCACAATTACCTGGAAATGGCTGCAGGAGTATTTCCACCATCATTTCCCCAGACACTAAGGTGAGGATGACCAGCCTGTATTTCTCCCAATtgtccttcttgcttttcctgaacaaaGGCTGGATGTCTGCCTTTTGCCAGGACCCCAGAACCTCCCTGATTGCTCGGACACATTTGAGGGCACCATCCAGAAAGGGTGCCGTGATCAGACCGAGGCCCTTGCAATGAGCCTGCCCAAGGCGGGTGAGATGAATCTCCCTGGGACAGTGGCCTTTGTTCCTGCAGTCACACACAGGAACGGCCAGGTGCTGGGAGGTGTCCCCACCTCAGCTGGCCTCATGCACTGCTGGCGTGGTTGTACCCCAGCCTCACGCACACAGGGGTGCTCAGAGGCACGAGCCCGTCCCTGGCACGTGCggaggcagagcactgcagcaggcacagtgactgcctggcctcctgctgcccctgccagaggctggcagcacctcagcccGGGGGTGTCGCGCCCTGCTCGGCACCTCGCGGAGATGGCCCTCGTCATGAGCAACGGCCACGGGGACCTCGGTTCAAGGAAGCACGttgcagtgctgcattcaggTGGTCTCCACAAATCCATAGCATTTTATGGAGGCCAGCACCGTCACAGAGTGCCCgttgcctgcccctgcctgcgcTCACAGGACTGCCACGCAGCACGGCGGTGACCAAGCTGCCAGAGCCCTCAGGCCTTACACCAAGGCATGGGGTCAGAAGGAGAGTGTGGAAGTGGAAGAAGGACAGCACTTGAGAGCCAAGGGCTGGTGTTCCCTGGTACTGCTGCCATGCCAGGAACCTTTTCCCCTCCGTCTGTGGACAGAGGaactgtccctgcagctccagaaagGCCTTGGAAGGAAGAATCCCAGCCAAAATATAGTTTCCTAATGGCCCTTTGGCTTTGTTAGATGAGGAGAGAGCAGGgcaccttcagaaaagaaaatcacagaaggaATTAGAATGGGGATGACAACTTTATCAGAACTGAAATACCACAAGTAACtacaaaaaattcagaagagagTCAGGGTCTGTGATGAACTACATTATAAATGCTATTCATCATTTTAATGCTTTAGAAGAACATCCAGCTATCAGTTTGCACATTGcacccttcagctcctggttcctcatgctgtagatgagggggttcactgctggaggcaccaccgaGTACAGAACTGccaccaccaggtccagggatggggaggagatggagcgGGGTTTCAGGTAGGCAAACGTGGCAGTGCTGACAAAGAGGGagaccacggccaggtgagggaggcacgtggaaaaggctttgtgccatccctgctcagaggggatcctcagcacagccctgaagatctgcatGTAAGacagaacaataaaaacaaaacagccaaataaTAAAGAAGCACCAGCCACAATtagccccacttccctgaggtaggtgtgtgagcaggagagcttgaggatctgtgggatttcacagaagaactgtcccagggcattgccttggcagagcggcagtgacagtgtattggccgtgtgcagcgcagcacagagaaacccactggcccaggcagctgctgccatgtggacacaagctctgctgcccagcagggtcccgtagtgcaggggctggcagatggccacgtagcggtcataggccatgacggtgaggagagaacactccgctgaaaggaaaaagacaatcaggaagagctgtgcagcacatcctgagtaggagatgtccctggtgtcccagagggagttggccatggctttggggagagtggtggagatggagcctaagtcgaggagggagaggttgaggaggaagaagtacatgggggtttGCAGGTGGTGGTCGCACACTATGGCAGTGATGATGAGTccgttggccatgagggcagccaggtagatgcccagggagagccagaagtgcaagagctgcagctcccgcgtgtctgccaatgccaggaggaggaactgggtgatggagctgctgttggacatgtgctgcctctgggcatatggtcctgtcacaggagaaaaagacagtgaTAATTTAGGGGAgacttctgcaagcaaaatcaaagccatttcccacagaccatccccccgtcacacacagacatccctctctttcctcggagaccttcctgcagctgtgtggctgcagccctgcttggtgctggccGTGTGGGTGATGAAGAGCAGGGCATCTGCCCACGGGCTCTtgaccagccagccccactctgcagcagtgggtgggggcagggaccaGTCCTGGTGTTTAACTTTGTCCTCTGAAACCAGTGCCAACGCAGAAGGGCTGGTCAGCGTCTGCAGCGCCAGTGCTAAGGAACGGGAAGGGTGAAGGCATTGTAAGAGAgctttagtttttttcacagctcccccccatctctcctgttgagtattttcagatgtcagaaaagcagagcatttttgcTGCCCTCCGGGGGAACAGAGTGAGGTCTGTGAGGCAAGAGGATTGCCTGTGGGTGAGTGCCCAGTGAGGGGAGGCGGTCTGTCCATCAGGTTCCCAGTTTCTATGGGCTTGCACCTTCCTGAGATGAATGGTGGCCACACTCCCATGTTACCCTGAAATACcacaaggcactgctgagaacggactgacccaccacagaccagTAAAGGTTGTAGACTTTCATCAGAACTCAGcatcccacccacagcaaaggatacacagctcatttcacccaccccaacagtgttttctccatcacagaaacTCTACGCCTCTATGTGGGGCTTTCAGATCACTAATGGGTGCGAGGGGACAGGTTTCCATTCTGGAGGGCAACTCGCTGCTTGGAAGGGAACTTCAAGGAGGTAGCCAAGTGCCCTAACAAGAGCATCAGGTTCAGGGAGaaccagccccttgcccagccccacatagggcattgcccacagccccacagctgagaggaaagctgggacacttGTTCCCATGGACACACCTGCAGGAGAGGACCCACAAGGTCAGAGtgtgactctgcagctgaaacacccatccccagagagcctgacagcaagagctagagaataaaactaacccaaaacggcagagaaagaagtaaaattgcacTGATGGCCTAGGTAAGAGTGTCCAGGGCGAGCGAGCCAGGCACTGAGGGCAGCGTtgcccttgcccagctctgctcgccacctcccacacaccaacactgccgggcagctgctctcagcccctgtgctctgcagagggaccggggcatgtggctgcagagctgcaccgcggctctgctggagctctggctgcagagggggtggcTCACGCCtcgggacccccagccctgagggcagaggctttgctggggggagagcaggCCAGGGGGATGCCTCAGAGAAAGGGGTCTGCACTGCACATGGTCAGAGagagctttctgattctcccttCCACAACAATTCTGTCTGAAGTTTCCTTTCATTCCCTGATCATATCGCTTCTGCCAGGAGATTTTCCTTGTGGGAGGTatctccctgtgccaggtcttTCCCCGTCAGAGCTCACAGATCCCATCACAACCTCTGTGCTCTGGCCCTACACAAAGCTGCCTGTCTgcagggcactggctgggcacaggTAACTTGTTTGCAGGTAGAATAATGGTCAGGTGAGACTGAGCCTGGTGGATCCAGCAAAGGCAAAGCTCCTTTTGTCCGTGGGAAAGGAGTAACTGAATGCACATAGGAAGACTCAAATAAAACCCTCTGATATTTCAAAGTTACGATTCAGGAGTCTAGGGGACTTGTCATTATTAAGAACTCCTTCATCGTGTATTCCAACACATTCCCCAAGAGTATAGAACGGAAACAGACTCAAGAAAGTACTTTACCTTTACACTAACCTTGCTTTGTACTAATTTTTGAAACCACCAATGGAAAATATTCTGGCAGTGAGCGGAAGCTGTGAGCAGCCCTGAAGCACACAACACCCTCTTAACAACAGATAAGCACTTCCTTGTGTGGGGTCACTCCTTGCACACACAGCTTCTCCCCGCAGCCGCACGGGAGcccccggcaggctgagagctgcccctggcaggcggcagagcccctgccccagcacacagccccctgggctgcagggaccctgctggcaaggacagccctgggcacccctgcctgcacagccaccttcacagccctgcagccggccctggcacaaggcagcccacatgccctggccctcccacgctgcagcagggaagccctgctctgcagcacactggcctcctccacagcacaaggctcccacacggtcccacaggctgggggggccccagctgctgcagacccagcTAGGAgctgcagaggcattgccctgcagccacacacttaccggctccagggctctgcagatttctccagcagggagctctcagcagccccccaccaagggctgcttttgagctctccctgcctccctcccctgcccctctgggctccctccaggtgtccctggggctgcaggggaacctgctgggcagcaggatgaggcaatccCTCATGGGCCTTGCCTCTCCTGGGGGGacacacttatttccagcagtggcaattcccttactagaaaaagttttctgcaggagTATCAACTTTTGTTAACCCATTACTAGAGAGGACACCAGGagaactgcagcaaaggatccaAGTACTCCTAAAAGagcgtgtgtgcatgtgtgtgtctggtggttctgcaggcaggggcagggaggatgtcttcagtgcttcagtaagccctgcagagcccatttcagcacttcattgcaCAGTCCGAGGGCTCAAGACCCAGCTCTCCTTTGCccaggccatgtctctgctctgaagcaaagcctttgcacccccgggctcggggacacttggtaccaggttgccttatggccaggcagagctgggctggtgccacagctggggggcttcagcccagatgtgcagcagtgccctcagccaggcgcccacgcagaggcagctgcagcccgtcctgttgcagacagagctgtgacactgagggaaccaagtgccaaggcaggtggcagagctcagc
Encoded here:
- the LOC129782912 gene encoding olfactory receptor 14A16-like codes for the protein MSNSSSITQFLLLALADTRELQLLHFWLSLGIYLAALMANGLIITAIVCDHHLQTPMYFFLLNLSLLDLGSISTTLPKAMANSLWDTRDISYSGCAAQLFLIVFFLSAECSLLTVMAYDRYVAICQPLHYGTLLGSRACVHMAAAAWASGFLCAALHTANTLSLPLCQGNALGQFFCEIPQILKLSCSHTYLREVGLIVAGASLLFGCFVFIVLSYMQIFRAVLRIPSEQGWHKAFSTCLPHLAVVSLFVSTATFAYLKPRSISSPSLDLVVAVLYSVVPPAVNPLIYSMRNQELKGAMCKLIAGCSSKALK